One Roseomonas sp. OT10 DNA window includes the following coding sequences:
- a CDS encoding LLM class flavin-dependent oxidoreductase: MEATISTQRQLHLGAFMRPASIHTGAWRYPGAYPDANFNLGHMVEFIRKLERGKFDAFFMADHLAVLNMPAEALRRSHTVTSFEPFTLLSALAMVTERIGLVATASTTFDEPFHIARRFASLDHISGGRAGWNIVTTANPDAALNFGREDQMEHGERYRRAREFYDVVTGLWDSFAEDAFPRDVATGTFLDPTRMHVLGHKGEFLSVRGPLNIARPVQGWPVIVQAGASEPGRQLAAETAELVFAAGSTLEEAKRFYADVKGRMRAIGRNPDHLKILPGALVVVGDTMASAREKRALLDSRVHAESAIASLSIALGHDASRFDPDGPLPEVPETNASKSGRERAIALARRENLTVRQLAQRLGGYAGLSFVGTPEHIADGMQQWLEEEGSDGFNIMFPYLPQGLDEFVDRVVPELQRRGIFRREYAGRTLRENLGLPRPANRFFPP; encoded by the coding sequence ATGGAGGCGACCATCAGCACGCAAAGGCAGCTTCACCTCGGCGCCTTCATGCGCCCGGCCAGCATCCATACCGGCGCCTGGCGCTACCCCGGCGCCTATCCGGACGCGAACTTCAACCTCGGCCACATGGTGGAATTCATCCGCAAGCTGGAGCGCGGGAAGTTCGACGCCTTCTTCATGGCGGACCACCTGGCGGTGCTGAACATGCCGGCCGAGGCGCTGCGCCGCAGCCACACCGTCACCTCCTTCGAGCCCTTCACCCTGCTCTCGGCGCTGGCCATGGTGACGGAGCGGATCGGGCTGGTGGCCACCGCCTCGACCACCTTCGATGAGCCCTTCCACATCGCCCGCCGCTTCGCCTCGCTGGACCACATCAGCGGCGGGCGCGCGGGCTGGAACATCGTCACCACCGCCAACCCGGACGCGGCGCTGAACTTCGGGCGCGAGGACCAGATGGAGCATGGCGAGCGCTATCGCCGCGCCCGCGAGTTCTACGATGTCGTCACCGGCCTGTGGGACAGCTTCGCCGAGGACGCCTTCCCGCGCGACGTGGCGACGGGAACCTTCCTCGACCCCACGCGCATGCACGTGCTCGGCCACAAGGGCGAGTTCCTCTCCGTCCGCGGCCCGCTGAACATCGCGCGCCCGGTGCAGGGCTGGCCGGTGATCGTGCAGGCCGGCGCCTCCGAACCCGGCCGGCAACTGGCGGCCGAGACGGCGGAGCTGGTCTTCGCCGCCGGCTCGACGCTGGAGGAGGCGAAGCGCTTCTACGCCGACGTGAAGGGACGCATGCGTGCCATCGGCCGCAACCCGGACCACCTGAAGATCCTGCCCGGCGCGCTGGTCGTCGTCGGCGACACGATGGCCTCCGCCCGCGAGAAGCGCGCCCTGCTGGACAGCCGCGTGCATGCGGAGAGCGCCATCGCCTCGCTCTCCATCGCGCTGGGCCACGACGCCTCCCGCTTCGACCCGGACGGGCCGCTGCCGGAGGTCCCGGAGACCAACGCCAGCAAGAGCGGCCGCGAGCGGGCGATCGCGCTCGCCCGGCGCGAGAACCTCACCGTCCGCCAGCTCGCCCAGCGCCTGGGCGGCTATGCCGGGCTCAGCTTCGTCGGCACGCCGGAACACATCGCCGACGGCATGCAGCAATGGCTGGAGGAGGAGGGCTCGGACGGGTTCAACATCATGTTCCCCTACCTGCCGCAGGGGCTGGATGAGTTCGTGGACCGCGTGGTCCCGGAACTCCAGCGGCGCGGCATCTTCCGCCGCGAGTACGCGGGCCGCACCCTGCGCGAGAATCTCGGCCTGCCGCGTCCGGCGAACCGCTTCTTCCCCCCGTGA
- a CDS encoding Bug family tripartite tricarboxylate transporter substrate binding protein codes for MLSRRQLAGAVLLASAMAGPAHAQAYPDRPVTLVVPWGPGGSTDVIGRLLAQRLAPELGQPVVVENRAGANGTIGTASVVRARPDGHTLLLGTSSTYAMAPHLMDLPYDNDTALAPVGRVVSVPMMILVNAASPAKDLAEFVARTKAARPPMTYASSGTGSSTFLATEMFLQEAGVEMLEVAYRTGPATTASVLSGENPMLFMSTTNGLALVRSGQLRALAIATPQRSPVAPEIPTFAEQGYPGFEAYDDLALFAPAGTPEPILDRLNAMLAKALASPEIGEKLSGLGLISMGGPRAEFPAYFARENARWRQVIRSRNIRIQ; via the coding sequence ATGCTTTCACGGCGGCAACTGGCCGGCGCTGTCCTGCTCGCTTCGGCCATGGCCGGTCCGGCCCATGCCCAGGCCTATCCCGATCGTCCGGTCACGCTCGTCGTCCCCTGGGGCCCCGGCGGCTCCACCGACGTCATCGGCCGCCTCCTGGCGCAGCGCCTGGCGCCGGAGCTGGGCCAGCCCGTGGTGGTGGAGAATCGCGCGGGCGCCAACGGCACCATCGGCACCGCCTCCGTCGTCCGCGCCCGGCCGGACGGGCACACGCTGCTGCTTGGCACCAGCAGCACCTACGCCATGGCGCCGCACCTGATGGACCTGCCCTACGACAACGACACGGCCTTGGCGCCGGTCGGGCGGGTGGTCTCCGTGCCGATGATGATCCTGGTCAACGCCGCCTCCCCCGCGAAGGACCTGGCGGAGTTCGTCGCCCGGACGAAGGCGGCGCGGCCGCCGATGACCTACGCCTCCTCCGGCACGGGCAGCTCCACCTTCCTCGCCACCGAGATGTTCCTCCAGGAGGCGGGGGTGGAGATGCTGGAGGTCGCCTACCGCACCGGCCCCGCCACCACGGCCAGCGTGCTGTCGGGCGAGAACCCGATGCTGTTCATGTCCACCACCAACGGCCTGGCCCTGGTGCGGTCCGGCCAGCTCCGCGCGCTCGCCATCGCGACGCCGCAGCGCAGCCCGGTTGCGCCGGAAATCCCGACCTTCGCCGAGCAGGGCTATCCCGGCTTCGAGGCCTATGACGACCTTGCCCTCTTCGCCCCGGCCGGCACGCCGGAGCCGATCCTGGACCGGCTGAACGCCATGCTGGCCAAGGCGCTCGCCTCGCCCGAGATCGGCGAGAAGCTGAGCGGCCTCGGCCTGATCAGCATGGGCGGGCCGCGCGCGGAGTTCCCGGCTTATTTCGCCCGCGAGAACGCGCGCTGGCGACAGGTCATCCGCAGCCGGAACATCCGGATCCAGTAG
- a CDS encoding tripartite tricarboxylate transporter substrate binding protein, which yields MTPSLSRRAALAAGAGLLAAARPARAAGFPSGPVTYIIGYAPGGLSDVIARLIGDEITREHHQQVLLDYRPGAGGGLAADVLARTKPDGHTLMAATNSHFAIIPLLNSVRYEPIADLLPAALVGDAYMAIVVNPSVPARTLPELIAYAKANPGKLNFGSAGQGTVGHLSGEYLKKRTGIDIQHVPYRGSPPAVQACLANEVQVIFGPEGADAHLAGDLRAIAILGQDRWSKLPEVPTTEESGLPGWALRSWHTVGIHGRTPPALLEEVHDVLAGIIAQPKLQQRFEQMGLKTGRLSLAELRQRAEEDAQLFGTLIREVGLGRG from the coding sequence ATGACACCCTCCCTCTCCCGCCGCGCCGCCCTGGCCGCCGGCGCCGGCCTGCTCGCCGCCGCGCGGCCGGCGCGGGCCGCCGGCTTCCCGTCCGGCCCGGTCACCTACATCATCGGCTATGCCCCGGGCGGGCTGAGCGACGTGATCGCGCGGCTGATCGGCGACGAGATCACCCGCGAGCACCACCAGCAGGTGCTGCTGGACTACCGCCCCGGCGCCGGCGGCGGGCTGGCGGCGGACGTGCTGGCGCGGACGAAGCCGGACGGCCACACGCTGATGGCGGCGACCAACAGCCACTTCGCGATCATCCCGCTGCTCAACAGCGTGCGCTACGAGCCCATCGCCGACCTGCTCCCGGCCGCGCTGGTGGGCGACGCCTACATGGCGATCGTCGTGAACCCCTCCGTGCCGGCGCGGACGCTGCCGGAGCTGATCGCCTATGCGAAGGCCAATCCGGGCAAGCTGAACTTCGGCTCCGCCGGCCAGGGCACGGTCGGCCACCTGTCGGGCGAGTACCTGAAGAAGCGCACGGGCATCGACATCCAGCACGTCCCCTATCGCGGCAGCCCGCCCGCGGTGCAGGCCTGCCTCGCCAACGAGGTGCAGGTGATCTTCGGGCCGGAGGGCGCGGATGCGCACCTGGCCGGGGACCTGCGCGCCATCGCCATCCTGGGGCAGGACCGCTGGAGCAAGCTGCCGGAGGTGCCGACGACCGAGGAATCCGGGCTGCCGGGCTGGGCGCTGCGGAGCTGGCACACGGTGGGCATCCATGGCCGCACCCCGCCGGCGCTGCTGGAGGAGGTGCATGACGTCCTGGCCGGCATCATCGCCCAGCCGAAGCTGCAGCAGCGCTTCGAGCAGATGGGGCTGAAGACCGGCCGGCTCTCCCTGGCCGAGCTGCGGCAGCGCGCGGAGGAGGATGCGCAGCTCTTCGGCACGCTGATCCGCGAGGTCGGGCTGGGCCGCGGCTGA